The following nucleotide sequence is from Mytilus trossulus isolate FHL-02 chromosome 9, PNRI_Mtr1.1.1.hap1, whole genome shotgun sequence.
GAGATATGTACACGTATAAAACACACAGCCAAGTCTGGTTTCAGAATGGTGTGGACTTTAAATCCGATCGCGATGTCTCTTGTCGTTGGATAGTCAGGAACCCTTTCAACAATGTTTATTCTTTTGGGGGTCCGTAGGTGACCTGTTTTCTCTGAATGCCAAATTTATTTTGTCGGTTATAAAAGCTCAGAAAGCCtatgtttaattatttgttatgtaACATGCCGACTATTATAAATAAAGCTTTGAATTGAATCATGTGTTCTCGTCTAAACATAAACGTAGTActacattatatatttaatcacTGGACTTTATGCAACCATTCAACACTCAATCattaataaagtgttatttAAACTAGATAACTCTTTACTCGGTTTATATCATATTGCGTTCTTTGATTTGCATGTACTATTTTTCAGAGAAAGTATTCGAAGTACCATGTGAACGCAATGACAACAACAAGTAGACGATCTGTTGGATTCTGCGAAGAACCGGAAATCATTAACAGCGCAGAATCGTCATTTGATTTCGATAATTATCATATCTATGAAAATATTACGACAATTAATGTTAATGGtgatatcaaaaatgaaaaagagaaacaaagCTCTACTGGAAATGAACAGGGAGACAATACTGCTGATAGTCATTTTCAgctaaagcaaaataaaaatgcaaaagttgatttaaatataacacaaaCTACTGCAGCAGAAGTGCACTCGCCAGTTACTTACATTACAGAAAAGGGAATTAAACCATGTTTACGAAAAGATGGGAAAATGCATGACGTaccaaatgataaaaatcaaaatttgaaagttgtGGATAAAACAAAGACTGAccttaaagaaaacatttacgGAAAAATACCAAAACCATTTATAAAACTCGATCATCCATGTTATGCTTGTTTGACGAATACATCAGATAACAACCGAATGAATGAAAGTGTTGATGATACTTCTACCTCTGACGATTCGTATCAAAGTTTGATTAAATCGTCAACGGAATCACAAGAAACTGTATCCGAACCGTCCATTACCAATGCTAGTATGGGTAAGGTTCTCAATGATACCACAAAAACTAACACgacagaagaaaacaaaaacggACCTATAAACGATAAACTAAAGCCTTGTGATACTAAACCTAATATACATTTGCATTCCGAAATAAACATTAGTAACGATGAACTACCAAAATACAAATACGATTCTTCGTTATCATATTCGTCATTTCCTGGACATagcaatttcatttttgtaaaggcAAACGATTGGCTCAAAGAAGGCTGCAAGTATGATCAAGACGGATTTGCAGTGCAATCAAACTACGgtcattttgatatgaaatcaaAAGGTACAAGTGCTCCTTGGCTATCGCAGTTTCGGCGAACAGTTCAGCATGTTTATATTTCTCCGCATGGAAAAGTAGTAGAGAATATTTCCGTACAAGACCATGATGGAAAAGCGTTTATTACTTCTTATCATACAAACAAAGAACTTAAGAACATCAAAGAAAAGGTAATCATGATCAGTTAgatgttttaacttaaataaTTAGCTGTTGGTCATTTGAgaccaaataataaatatatggcTTATGTGCGCACAATAAGTGTATCAGGATCCACCTTTGTCGGGTACATGTGgtataaaaagtctgaaaaAGAATGCCGGAAGATATAAAAAATCACTGTCTAATGTATTAGTCGACAAATTtagttttttcatgttttgtaacaaaacaaaccaagaaatgaacaaaagaccaaaattcaAACAGCATTCGACAAAACACTCCATAGAAACCTACAGATAAAGACACGAACACTACTAAAACTTGTTGGTGAGGGGGATTTGGGGGGGGATCTCCCTGGTTTCTTCGGGCGGGCTTGTATAATCCACATACGGCATCCGTTGTGTTGGAAAGATTAACATACTTAGTGTTAAACGTTTAAGAGCGTACACATTAAATAGTCCCGacaaaggtcctatcccccctttTCTCTTATATTTCCAATGACAGATTACACTGCCTATGGTCGGTGACATGATTTAAATAAAGGCGAAAATAGTTTTCAAACCATACTAAgcaatagttgtctcattggcaatcataccacatcttctttttataagcAAATTGGTGTTGAAAATACTGTAACTCGCAGGATTTCAATCAACTCTGATTCGCACTTCTATAATAAGGGTATAATTCAGTAGTTTTTAATAAACGCAACCAATCAATTTTTCCTCAAATATTTACGATTTTAAGGTATGGGGAAAAACTTGAttcagaacatttttttttgtgttttgcctggccggaattttttttttttttttttttttttatcatcgaTCACTTTTAATATATGGTTGTTCCTTTACAGCCAATCAGATTTTATACATAAGAACATTCcttgatattgtttttttcttctttttttccagtctgtcgGGAGTGATTCGtacaagaaaagaaaattgtctaGAAACAGGActtgtatgttttatgtttcgCTCTTCGCTGGAACCATAGTAGCAGTGGCAATTACATTACTATTAGCATATACAATATAGAGAGAAATAGCTTggtaaataaacaacaaaaacaaagtttGACATTATTGCTTCTTTTTGatcaaaatgttttctttacGTATATTTAAGGAGGCCCGTGGgaataaaaaaatcagcaaaaaattaaacatttgatttttcattccaaattttatttattacactattagttattactttataaTATGGTACAAAATCACCCAGACAAATCGATTTGATTTGGCCACAGATgactttgaaaatgtttatatcattgaaaaagctccaaattatctcccctgggtgcaaacatgtcattttttttacgtttaaattgaaatatcttttttaactcatcggtgacctatatttttttattattgttatcaaacaaactgtacataaactaaataattgtaaaatttaagcgatttctgtaatttagtccttttttatttcaatattaccaatatttctcCTTTTAGTTCAACAGataaaaggacattaacaaattgtatgcttctttcggaggcagattgtgagcttaattaaataaaagttgatcccatatttatatgttatatttctaTGAAGTCTAATCAtagaaaaaattgcaaaatcttatattagaaaaaaagttgatttagacacgcgagcccccttaaattattacaagtgtggacacagatcagtgtggatagtatttaaataactataaaaactAAGTTATTAGTTCATTGGTTGTATTAGATGATGACGCATAAATAGTTAATAGTAATCACATAAGTAACACGACgagtgccgcatgtggagcaggatctgcttacccttccggagtaaaaaaaaataacggtaCCATTTTTTTCTGCGCCAGATGTGCATTCCGACAATAAAAGTCTCGTTAGTGATgattgaagcaaaaaaaaaacaaacccaaCAACCCTTTTAAGACCCGAAGATAAATGTGAGATGTGAAGAAGAGACAAAAAAAACGACCATATATAAGTACTGtgaagattttttataaataacggCCTTGTACCAGTCTAGTTTTAATACATCTCGTACAGCCAAACTGAAGCATTGGTTTCTACTTCCGGTAAGTATACGTTACGGTGACTAACTTCTACACTTACTTCAGCAAAACCTTAAAGTTTggtcaagttttgtttttagtAAAAAGTATATctgtcaaataaaggcaacagtagtataccgccgttcaaaactcataaatccatggacaaaaaacaaaatcggggtaacaaactaaaaacgaggaaaacgcattaaatataagaggagaacaacgacacaacaccgaaacgcaacacacacagaaacggaccaagcatcagacaaaataccacgagaataacaaatataacatcaaaaccaaatacatgaatttgggatagacaagtaccatgccacgtcttatcttaatatcgcAACACACACAggaacgaacaataatataacaatggccatctttctgtcttggtacaggacatttttgaAGGGGAAATAaattgtgggttgaacctggttttgtggcatgccaaacctcgcattttaatggcaaagttaaatacattaacattgaaatgacaacataataatacaggactacaatacaaataaataggagaacataatagacaaagaaacacatgatatatagataacaaaaagcatcaggtttaaaattcaatacgccaaacacgcgcctcgtccacacaagacttaccagtgacgcccagatataaaagatcgaaagttaaaaaagtacaaagttgtacagcactgaagatcaaaaattgaaaaaggttgtgccaaatacggcgttgtttttatgcttgggattagaacatccttattatttagaacacttcatgctattgcaaacagtaaattttatcaaatgaatatgaaagagatataaataatgaaactgaagtattaactaattacagaaaaataaaacccgaatacataatgctaagaccaacacaaaatagacacacccgactcagtccaggcgtcaacgcaataaatcataaaaatgacgtcacatacgatggcggaAAGGCACAAACAATACGCCACATtagaatttatgaaatttagaaacacatATCCaactaatagttatcaaaagtaccaggattatgatttaatacgccagacgcgcgtttcgtctacatgagactcatcagtgacgctcagatcaaaaaagttaaaaagccaaataaatacgaagttgaagagcattgaggatccaaaattccaaaaagttgtgccaaatacggctaaggtaatctactcctggggtaagaaaatccttagtttttcgaaaaattcaaagttttgaaaacagaaaatttataaaaatgaccatataattgaatttcatgtcaacaccgaagtgctgactactgggctggtgaaactAAGTTGgacatcacgtgacttttgtgacgtataatagccgccattttgtattatatttccccatatacaatgcatatattcttcaataaagtttaattttctcaTAAACCTGATCCGTTTTCTTACTTTTGCAAATCAATCCTTGATATTCAAACACATTTCTATCAAACAATGTTGGTCCgaacagtttaatttttgattaaattcgGTCAAATCGGAATCGTAAAATATGCACTTTTTCTAGTCATTTCTCCGTTGACTCAATGCTAAATTACCGATACCCGTGTCTAATTTTACAACAAATGaagaaattctgtaaataaaacacGAACTTTGCAAATCGATTaagtatattcaaacatatagcTGGCGAAAAATACTacttaaaacagtttaatttcagGGCAAATTCGGTCAAACATCGATTTAAAAAAGGGAATTTTCctagatttttcaaaatggcggctgaTGTATCACATGGAAATGTTGCATCAAATCAATGATTTCTATAGTAATGCTTTCCtagattatatttaatttttcaaaaagaatctctgatgtttctgttattttcctttagtgatattttgatatcattgatttcaaaatttcttaataaagaaaaaagcatTTTAAGTGTGACAcgggaacatttattttgacagatattCATCCAGGAGATACTGTTACCAGAAAATAGTTTacaatatctataataaaaaaatctcttctttgttaatgatgtttttcaagttttctgtatattttatgtttctttagaaatatatttatacattccttttagaacaaaaaaaaatgttttcatcctaagagacaaaaaaaaacaatgtccaattataatagataaatattctaaacctttaaaatttcattcctTGACCGAACAGGTGAAATCTAACTAGGGTTATAATGTTACATCATAATATATCGTCAGGTAGACGTGCAAACCAAAAGCAACCAGGTGGCATTCAACATCCTGTcagtgtgtatacatgtattaccagaGTTTAAATGTTGtgatatacaaaagttttcataaatgtacaaataaatatcttctcCTTCCCGTGTCAAATCAAAAGAAGtatgttttataataaactttcggaaaataaaaatattataaaaaattctttaaaaaaatattttttgctttcAAAAGgcatgcaaatatttatatgtttctaagaaatattctgattaaaattttaatataaatgaatctCGATCAATGAATATGATTtaattgttatttcttttttaattcaatatttaaagctGAATCCAGGCAATGAATcgatataaagtttaaattgtgtaaaaaaaaagagttattgtATACATTCCAACAGAGACGTATAATACGATTGGTCtggttttaacaatattgtatacccGATAATATCTATCGACAGAGTTATCGGTCCTGAATAGGACTGATTTAGTTGGGTAttgcatgacgtcacatatgaaaaactataattcaaaagtaagatagaattaggattgatttaagattatattagaactaaatactgatattacatttaaacacaatgcatattgcaatacttattaatagaagaagaaagaaaaaaacaatgtagCCAAGAGcggacaaaaaatatttttaagagttTTCACGAGGGAGGTATACACCTTGATTCAAAATAACTTCCATAATTTCGGTAACAgcaattaaacattaaaacatccgtattttcatgccagtgcCAAAGCAATTATTACTTTGGTGTTGATGCCCCAGAGATTCACAGTCCACTAGGAAGGTTGTGACCCAATggtaaaaataacattaacggtaagGTAAATGCTTATATGTAAAGCTAAATGCTCGGGTTTCAATTCAAATAGTGTTCTTTTTATCTGACAGCCATGATAAATACCAATCAATcgattaaaatttttataaaattgatatttcgaactttttaaaacaaattatttttcttctaatttttcTATTCTAGTTCACCTAAAAAAATGAGCCCTTATCAATATCGTCTTCAGttactgataattcatttattatcgtgggtaccaatttttcgtggAGTGGGGAAAACATTTTCGTTGATATTGGATTTCTTGGTTTTACCAATCTCTGCATACCAAACCTACAAACAATTAACAATTCGTTGAGCATTTGAAACCATGGTTCACCTGGACCtacgaaacccacgaaaattgatatccaactTATTACAATCCACCTATCACTgcactttcaattttctttttgaacaATTATAACTTGTATACACCAACCCAGTAACCAAGATTTCGACACAAGAATGATAATATGAATATTGTAATTGGTACAAAGGTCAATTTGTAGTTGGAACtctttctctttcttttttgtctattatattcataatatgaatcatatgaaaatatttgataaaccaAAAGTGTgttgtacatcatgtacaataataatgtcatgtttgtattttcataGGCTTATAACTATAAAATcatgtttcattataaatgtTCAATTGAGCTGTcgaataattttgaaaaaaatgttcgcCGTTTGAAAAATAGCAGCGGTATATGGTTGAAGGCTATAAAACGTGTTTCctatcttataaaaaaacatcCGCTTTGGTGGTCTCCAGGAACACTAAGGATGTTTGGGGGAGGCCTTGGCGTTAGAACACCGGTCGGGTCAAACTAAAGACtatacaatttgtatttattgctTTTCCGCTAAGTACGTTATACGCTAAGGAATTTatataagtttcatttaatCAATTTGCATTTAGAATGATTTTAACAACCATTTAAatgaagtgaaaaaaataaattcaaactcataaatcgaaaaataaactgacaacgacatggctaaagAAAAGAaaccagacaaacaatagtacacaaaatacaacatagaaatataaaaacttatGTGAaactgtgaaacggatatttcaTAACGGTTAATCAACTCGTAAAGGCGTCCGTGAAATTGACGAAAGGCTGATTTCCAGTTTGGAaatcttgatttaatagctttcGTGTGAGCAGCAACCCCTTTATCAGGAAACCATGATAAGCCCGGGAATATTGCATCTTTAGGAGAAATATACTCAAAAtgcagtcttttttttaatattactgcatagaaatggaaagttcacaattagaaag
It contains:
- the LOC134684018 gene encoding uncharacterized protein LOC134684018; this translates as MTTTSRRSVGFCEEPEIINSAESSFDFDNYHIYENITTINVNGDIKNEKEKQSSTGNEQGDNTADSHFQLKQNKNAKVDLNITQTTAAEVHSPVTYITEKGIKPCLRKDGKMHDVPNDKNQNLKVVDKTKTDLKENIYGKIPKPFIKLDHPCYACLTNTSDNNRMNESVDDTSTSDDSYQSLIKSSTESQETVSEPSITNASMGKVLNDTTKTNTTEENKNGPINDKLKPCDTKPNIHLHSEINISNDELPKYKYDSSLSYSSFPGHSNFIFVKANDWLKEGCKYDQDGFAVQSNYGHFDMKSKGTSAPWLSQFRRTVQHVYISPHGKVVENISVQDHDGKAFITSYHTNKELKNIKEKSVGSDSYKKRKLSRNRTCMFYVSLFAGTIVAVAITLLLAYTI